ACGGGGTGGGCTCCTGGTTCCGCGCGGGACGGCTGCCCGCAACGGGGGCGCGGCCTGTTCCCTGCTGACCCGCAGGTGTGCGCCCTCCCGGCCAAGTGCGGGGATGGCAATCCCCGCCGGCACGGGCGTGGGACGCGCGGGGGGCAGGCTCCCTCCCGGCCGCAGGGGCCGGAGGCTGAGGCGGCCAGTGACAGGCGACAGCGGCCCGGCGCGCCGAGAGGGTGCGGGCGTCAGGGTGGAGGCACCGGGAGCGCGGGCGACGGGGCGCAGGGCGGGGCGTGAGTGCTGGAGGTGGACCGACCGGAAGTGCGGGCAGCGGGGCGGCGGGCGACGGAAGCGCGAGGGCCGGGGTGGAATGGCCGGGGTGTGGGCGCCGAGGGAGCTGGGGGCGGGCTGGCCGGAGGTGTGGGCGCCGGGGCTGCGGGCGACGCGGGTGCGGGGGTCGGGGTGGAGGCGCCGAGGGTGCGGGTGCCTGGGGGTGGTGCGCCCCTTGGCCGCGGCGGCTGCGGGCCGTGGGATGGGCCGGGCGGGTGGCTTGGGGGCGTGGGGGGAAAATTTGTGTGCGTGGCGGCGATGAGTTCTGGCGCGGGCCGTGGTCTACCTCTCCGTAACGGCCACACCGGATGGAGAGAGACCCCGCCATGGAACAGATGATCTTCGTGAACCTGCCGGTCAAGGACCTCGACAAGGCCAAGGCGTTCTGGACGGAGCTCGGCTACTCCTTCAACCCGCAGTTCACCGACGAGAAGGCCGCCTGCCTGGTCTTCAGCGACACGATCTTCGCGATGCTGATCACGGAGCCGTTCTTCAAGAACTTCACGAAGAAGGACATCACCGACGCGTCCTCCTCCACGGAGACGATCATCGCGCTCAGCGCGTCGAGCCGTGACGAGGTGGACCGGCTCGTGGACAAGGCGCTGGCCGCCGGTGCCACCAAGGCCATCGACCCGGTCGAGTACGGCGACGCCATGTACAGCCGCTCCTTCCAGGACCCCGACCACCACAACTGGGAGGTCGTCTGGATGGACGTCGAGAAGATGGCCCAGCAGGAGGGCTGAGGCCCGTGCCGGGGGCCTGACCCGCCCGTACGGCGGAGGGGACCGTGGCCGCCACGGTCCCCTCCGCCGTACGCCGGGGGCACCCGCCCCCGTACCCTCAGCCCGCGCGGACCGGGTACACCGCCACCGTCACCTCGTCGTCGTCCAGGCAGCGGCCCGTCTCCAGGTCGAAGCGCTGCTTCAGCAGCGGCGACGCCACGAACGTACGGCCGTCCGCCGAGCCGATCAGGCCCCGCGACAGCACCTGGGCGCCGGTGAACGGGTCCCGGTTGTCGATCGCGTACAGCCGCCCCCGCCGGTCCCGGAACAGGGCCGCCTGCCGGCCGTCCGGCAGCAGGGCGGCCATGCCCCGGCCCGGTGTCAGCGCCTCCGTGTCGCAGATCGGCAGCCAATCGTCGTCGTGGGCGAGTTCCAGCTTCATCGGGCGGACACACCTTCCAGGGTGAGGACCGTCAGGTCGGGCTTGATCTGGCCCCGCTCCGGCACGAACCGCACCGACGGGTCCGGCGCGTCGGGGGCGTTCACGAACGACACGAACCGGGCGAGGCGCTCCGGGTCCGCGAGGGTCTCGGCCCACTCGTCGCGGTACCCGGCCACATGCCGGGCCATCAGCGCGTCCAGCTCCTCGCCGATGCCGAGCGAGTCCTCCACCACCACCTCGCGGACGTGGTCGAGGCCGATCCGCTCCACCCACGGCGCGGTGCGCTCCAGCCGCTCGGCGGTGCGGACGTAGTACATCAGGAACCGGTCGATCAGCCGGATCAGCTCGGCGTCCGACAGGTCCTTGGCCAGCAGGTCCGCGTGGCGCGGCGTCGCGCCGCCGTTCCCGCCGACGTACAGGTTCCAGCCGTTCGCCGTGGCGATCACGCCGAAGTCCTTCGACTGGGCCTCGGCGCACTCCCGCTGGCAGCCCGACACGGCCGACTTCAGCTTGTGCGGCGCCCGCAGGCCCCGGTAGCGCAGCTCCAGGTCGATCGCCATGCGCACCGAGTCCTGCACGCCGTAGCGGCACCAGGTCTGCCCCACGCAGGACTTCACCGTCCGCAGCGCCTTGCCGTACGCGTGCCCCGACTCGAAGCCCGCGTCCACCAGCCGCGCCCAGATCGCCGGGAGCTGCTCGACGCGCGCCCCGAACAGGTCGATCCGCTGACCTCCGGTGATCTTCGTGTAGAGCCCGAAGTCCCGCGCCACCTCGCCGATGACGATCAGCTTCTCCGGGGTGATCTCCCCGCCGGGCACGCGCGGCACGATCGAGTACGAGCCGTTGCGCTGCATGTTGGCGAGGAAGTGGTCGTTGGTGTCCTGGAGCGCGGCCTGCTCGCCGTCGAGGACGTAGCCGTGCGACAGGGACGCCAGGATGGAGGCGACGGTCGGCTTGCAGATCTCGCAGCCCTCGCCGCCCTTCGCCGCCTGGCGCCCGTAGCGGTCGAGGAGTTCGGCGTACGAGGTGATCCGCAGCACCTGCACGATCTCGTAGAGGTCCTGGCGGGTCTGCGGGAAGCAGGCGCACAGCCCGCCGTCACCGGTCTTCGGCAGCAGCTGCTGGATGACCTTGACGCAACTGCCGCAGCCCGTGCCCGCCTTGGTGCACCTCTTCACCTCGGGCAGCGTCGTGTGCTCGCAGATCGCGCCCTTGGTGACGTTGTGGCACGAGCAGATCACCGCGTCGTCCGGCAGCGACTCCGGGCCCAGCGCGACCGGCGCGCCCGCGCCCGCCGGGAGGACCAGCTGCTCGGGCGCGACGGGCGGCACCGAACCGGTCAGCGGCCGCAGCGTCCCGTACGCGTCCGCGTCACCCACCAGGACGCCGCCCAGCAGCGTCCCGTCGGCCGCCACGACCAGCTTCTTGTACACGCCCGCCCGCGAGTCGGCGTACACGACGTCCAGGCAGCCCTCGGCCGTGCCGTGCGCGTCGCCGAACGACGCCACGTCCACACCGAGCAGCTTCAGCTTCGTCGACATGTCCGCGCCGGTGAACGACGACTCGCGCCCCGCGATCGCGTCGGCGGCCGTCAGCGCCTGCTCGTAGCCGGGCGCCACCAGGCCGTACACCCGGCCGTCCACCGCGAGGGCGCACTCGCCGATCGCGTACACCGCCGGGTCCGACGTACGGCACCGCTCGTCCACCGTGATGCCGCCGCGCTCCCCGACCGCCAGGCCGCAGTCACGGGCCAGCTGGTCGCGGGGGCGCACACCGGCGGAGAACACCACCATGTCCACGGCCAGTTCGGAGCCGTCCGACAGCCGCATCCCGGTGACCGAGCCATCGTCCCCGGCCAGCACCTCCTGCGTGCCGACGCCCGTGTGCACGGACAGGCCCATGCCCTCGATGGTGCGCAGCAGTGCCGCGCCACCGCCCTCGTCCACCTGCACCGGCATCAGCCGGGGCGCGAACTCCACGACGTGGGTGTCCAGGCCGAGGCCCTTCAGCGCGCCCGCCGCCTCCAGGCCGAGCAGACCGCCGCCGACGACCGCGCCGGTCCTCGCCGTCCTCGCGTACTCCTCGATGGCGAGCAGGTCCTCGATGGTCCGGTAGACGAAGCAGCCCGCCGCGTCCTTGCCGGGCACCGGGGGCACGAAGGGGTACGAGCCGGTCGCCAGGACCAGCGTGTCGTACGCGACGGTCAGCCCCGACCTGGCGGTGACCGTGCGGGCCTCCCGGTCGATCGTGACGGCCGGGTCGCCGGTGTGCAGTTCGATGCCGTGCTCCGCCATGAACCCGTCGGGCACCATCGACAGGTCGTCGGGCGTGCGGCCGGAGAAGTACGAGGTCAGCTGCACCCGGTCGTACGCGGGGCGGGGCTCCTCGCACAGGACGACCACCCGCGCCCGCCCGGTCACCCCGCGCTCGGCGATGGCCTCCAGGAAGCGCTGGCCGACCATGCCGTGGCCGACGAGGACGATGGTGGGCGTGTGCGCCGCCCCGGGCGTGTTCGACATGTCAGGAGCCTCCGTCATGGGTGAGCAGGTGGAGCAGGGGCGCGTCCGGGAGGGCCTCGTCGCCCTCCCACGCCCGGGCGAGCGTCCCGACCGCGCCGAGGTCCCCGAGCAGGACACCGCCGACGAGCCGGTCGTCCCGGACGACGACCTTCCGGTACGCGCCGCGCGTGGCGTCGGTGAGCCGCACGGTGTCGTCACCGGCGCGGGGCACCGGCTCGCCGAACGCGGCCAGTTCCAGGGCGTCCAGGCTGAGCCGGGTCAGCGCCCGCGTGCCCCGGTAGGCGGCGGCGCCCCCGGCCAGGACGTCCGCGAGCACGTCGGCCTGCTCCAGGGCGGCGCCGGCCAGCCCGTAGAGGCGCCCGTCGTGCTCGGCGCAGTCGCCGACGGCGTGGATGTACGGGTCGGAGGTGCGCAGCCGGTCGTCCACGACGATCCCGCGCCGCACGTCGAGCCCCGCCTCCACGGCGAGCCCGACCCGTGGCCGCACCCCGCAGGCGAGGACGACCAGGTCGGCGCCGAGCACGAACCCGTCGGCCAGCTCGACGGCGGTCACCGCGCCCGAAGCGGCCTTCAGCCCCCGCACCCGGCACTCCGTGTGCACCTCCACGCCGAGCCCCGCCAGATGGCGGCGCAGCAGTCCGGAGGCGTCCGCGTCGAGCTGGCGCTCCATCAGGTGCTCGCTCTGCTGGGCCAGCACGACCTCGGCGCCCCGGGCGGCCAGCGCGCGGGCGGCGGACACCCCGAGCAGCCCGCCGCCGATGACCACGGCCCGCACCCCGGGACCCACCTGGGCGTCCAGCGCCAGGCAGTCGTCGAGCGTCCGGAACGCGTGCACCCCGGCGGGCAGCCTGTCGCCGCCGGTGAGGCCGCGCAGGGGCGGCAGCACCGGGTTGGAGCCGGTGGCCAGGACCAGCCGGTCGTAGGAGACGCGGGTCCCGTCGGCGCAGCGCACCTCGCGGGCGGTCCGGTCGATGCCGGTCACCCGCACCCCGTGCCGCGCCGCCTCGCCCCTCGGCGCGGGCAGCGCGATCACCTCGGGCCCGTACCGGCCGGCGAGGACGTCCGCGAGCAGCACCCGGTTGTACGGGGCGTGCGGCTCCTCGCCGAGCAGGGTGACGGGCAGCCGCTCGGCGAGGCGCGCCCCCGCCGTACCACCGCCGACCACCACGATCCGTGAACTCATGCCCAGCAGCGTGCGTCGGCGGTGTTTCCCGTCGGCATCCCGTGTGTTTCACGCGCGGAAAGCCGCCCTCAGCGAGCGGGCCGGGGCACCGTGAGGCCTTCGCAGGTGGCCCGGCGGGGCCGGGCGGGGCCTGCGCGGGGCCGGAGGGGCCTGCGCGGGGCCGGAGGGGCCTGCGCGGGGCCGGAGGGGCCTGCGCGGGGCCGGAGGGGCCTGCGCCGGGGGCCCGTGAGCGGCCTTCGCCGGTGGCTTCTCCCCGGTCAGCCGCCGTTCAGCAGCAGCTCCGCCAGCGGGGTGCGCTCGTGGTGGACCGAGCGGCCCGTGCGGGTGGTGGTGACGAGGCCCGCGGCGCGCAGGGCGGAGGCGTGGGCGGACGCCGTGGCGTTGCTGACGCCGATACGGCGCGCCAGCCCCGTCGTCGTCCGCGCCTCGTCCAGGGAGCGCAGCAGGGCCAGCCGGGTGCGCCCGAGCACGCCCGCGAGGGGCTCGGCCGGGGCGTCGGCCGTGTCCGGGACGAGCGGCAGCCCCGGGCCCGCCGGGTAGGCGAGCGCCACCGGACGGTCCGGCAGGTCCTGGAGGAGCGGGCCGCGCCGCCAGTGGAACGTCGGCCGCAGGACCAGCCCGCGCCCGCCGAGCCGCACCTCCCGCACGCGCGGCGCGCCGGGGACGGGCCACTCCCATACCCCGCCGCGCAGCCGCGACCCCGGGGCCAGGTCCGTCAGCGCGGTGCCGACGCCCTGCACGGCGACGGCCAGCGCGTGCCGGGTGAACTCCGCCCGGTGCAGATCCTGGACCAGCGGCCACACCGGGGCGAGGACCGTCCCGTAGGCCGCCCGGTGCGCCCGGCCCAGCGTCCGCCACGCGCCGGGGTCGCCGCCGTGCAGCGCGCCGATCCACGGCGGGACCGGCCGCCCCGCGTACACCTGCTCGATCCCGGCCCGTACGGCCTCCGGGCGGGCCGCCCTGATCAGCGCGCACCCCTCCTCCAGGGAGTCGCCGAGCACGTCGAGGAACGCGGGCGCCGTCCCGCCCGGTGCCAGGTCCGCGAGCGGCCCGGCCGCGCCCGGCAGGCTCCGCAGCAGCCGGGGCCGCCAGTGCCCGAACAGCGGCTCCCCGCGCGGGGCGCCCAGCATCAGCAGCGCGGCGTGCAGCTCGGGCACGGGCGAGGGGCGCGGCGCGAACCGCACCCGGACCAGGTCCTCCGCCGTGAAGTGAATCCGGATCACGCACAACCCCCCGTCGCGCACCAGCCTTTCGGGTCCGGCCGCAAGCTTCGCCCGCGCCCGGCGCCCGTACCCAGGATGCCGTCCATGACCTCGACCTTCCCACCCGACCGGGCCCCCTCGGCAGGCTTCGGCCGCCGCTCCGTCGTCAAGGGCGCCCTCGCCGGGGCCGCCGCGCTGCTGCTCGGCGCCGCCCCGGTGACCGCCTCCACCGCACCTGCCTCCGGCGCTCCCGGCGGCCCCGCCTCCGGCGCTCCGGCCGCCGGTGGGCTGCGGCTGCGGCTCCCGGCACCCACCGGGCCGTACTCCGTTGGCGCCGGCACCCTCCACCTGGTCGATCCGTCCCGCAACGACCCCTGGACGCCCGGGATCGGCGTACGGGAGGTCATGGTGACCGTCCTGCGGCCCGCCGCCCGCGGCCGGGGCTTCCCGCGCGTGCCGCAGCTGACCCCGGCCGCCGCGGCGCCCTTCGCCCTCCTCGGCCCGTGGATCCGCCCGCAACTGCCGCACGGGGGAGTGGACTGGGCGGCCACCCTCACCCACGCCCGGGCCGGCGCCCCGCCCAGGCCCGGCCGGCGCCCCGTGCTCCTCTACAGCCCCGGCGGCGGCGACGCCCGCACGATGGGCAGCTCCCTCGCGGTGGACCTCGCCTCGC
This genomic window from Streptomyces thermolilacinus SPC6 contains:
- the nirD gene encoding nitrite reductase small subunit NirD; this translates as MKLELAHDDDWLPICDTEALTPGRGMAALLPDGRQAALFRDRRGRLYAIDNRDPFTGAQVLSRGLIGSADGRTFVASPLLKQRFDLETGRCLDDDEVTVAVYPVRAG
- the nirB gene encoding nitrite reductase large subunit NirB; amino-acid sequence: MSNTPGAAHTPTIVLVGHGMVGQRFLEAIAERGVTGRARVVVLCEEPRPAYDRVQLTSYFSGRTPDDLSMVPDGFMAEHGIELHTGDPAVTIDREARTVTARSGLTVAYDTLVLATGSYPFVPPVPGKDAAGCFVYRTIEDLLAIEEYARTARTGAVVGGGLLGLEAAGALKGLGLDTHVVEFAPRLMPVQVDEGGGAALLRTIEGMGLSVHTGVGTQEVLAGDDGSVTGMRLSDGSELAVDMVVFSAGVRPRDQLARDCGLAVGERGGITVDERCRTSDPAVYAIGECALAVDGRVYGLVAPGYEQALTAADAIAGRESSFTGADMSTKLKLLGVDVASFGDAHGTAEGCLDVVYADSRAGVYKKLVVAADGTLLGGVLVGDADAYGTLRPLTGSVPPVAPEQLVLPAGAGAPVALGPESLPDDAVICSCHNVTKGAICEHTTLPEVKRCTKAGTGCGSCVKVIQQLLPKTGDGGLCACFPQTRQDLYEIVQVLRITSYAELLDRYGRQAAKGGEGCEICKPTVASILASLSHGYVLDGEQAALQDTNDHFLANMQRNGSYSIVPRVPGGEITPEKLIVIGEVARDFGLYTKITGGQRIDLFGARVEQLPAIWARLVDAGFESGHAYGKALRTVKSCVGQTWCRYGVQDSVRMAIDLELRYRGLRAPHKLKSAVSGCQRECAEAQSKDFGVIATANGWNLYVGGNGGATPRHADLLAKDLSDAELIRLIDRFLMYYVRTAERLERTAPWVERIGLDHVREVVVEDSLGIGEELDALMARHVAGYRDEWAETLADPERLARFVSFVNAPDAPDPSVRFVPERGQIKPDLTVLTLEGVSAR
- a CDS encoding NAD(P)/FAD-dependent oxidoreductase; translation: MSSRIVVVGGGTAGARLAERLPVTLLGEEPHAPYNRVLLADVLAGRYGPEVIALPAPRGEAARHGVRVTGIDRTAREVRCADGTRVSYDRLVLATGSNPVLPPLRGLTGGDRLPAGVHAFRTLDDCLALDAQVGPGVRAVVIGGGLLGVSAARALAARGAEVVLAQQSEHLMERQLDADASGLLRRHLAGLGVEVHTECRVRGLKAASGAVTAVELADGFVLGADLVVLACGVRPRVGLAVEAGLDVRRGIVVDDRLRTSDPYIHAVGDCAEHDGRLYGLAGAALEQADVLADVLAGGAAAYRGTRALTRLSLDALELAAFGEPVPRAGDDTVRLTDATRGAYRKVVVRDDRLVGGVLLGDLGAVGTLARAWEGDEALPDAPLLHLLTHDGGS
- a CDS encoding VOC family protein, giving the protein MEQMIFVNLPVKDLDKAKAFWTELGYSFNPQFTDEKAACLVFSDTIFAMLITEPFFKNFTKKDITDASSSTETIIALSASSRDEVDRLVDKALAAGATKAIDPVEYGDAMYSRSFQDPDHHNWEVVWMDVEKMAQQEG
- a CDS encoding ArsR/SmtB family transcription factor yields the protein MIRIHFTAEDLVRVRFAPRPSPVPELHAALLMLGAPRGEPLFGHWRPRLLRSLPGAAGPLADLAPGGTAPAFLDVLGDSLEEGCALIRAARPEAVRAGIEQVYAGRPVPPWIGALHGGDPGAWRTLGRAHRAAYGTVLAPVWPLVQDLHRAEFTRHALAVAVQGVGTALTDLAPGSRLRGGVWEWPVPGAPRVREVRLGGRGLVLRPTFHWRRGPLLQDLPDRPVALAYPAGPGLPLVPDTADAPAEPLAGVLGRTRLALLRSLDEARTTTGLARRIGVSNATASAHASALRAAGLVTTTRTGRSVHHERTPLAELLLNGG